GTCGGCGCAAATGGCGCGTGGAGTGGGATCACCATCGACGCCGTGACCAATATCGCAAGCGATCTGGGCTATGAAGTCGAGTGGCGCGAGGACACGCTGCCCGGCATGCTGAGCCAGGTCGAGGCGGGCACGGTAGACGGCGCCGCCGCTGCGATCACCATCACCCCGGCGCGCGAGGCCGAGCTGGACTTTACCTTTCCCTTCTACACGACCGGCCTTGGCATCGCGATCGACCCCGATGCAGGTAGCGGATGGCTGCAAGTCGTCCGCAACATGTTCACATGGCAATTCGCCGTTGCCATTGCCACGCTTTCGACCGTGCTCCTGATCGCGGGCGCGGCGATGTGGTTTTTCGAGCGCGGCCATAACGAAGAATTCCCTCGCGATCCGGTTCAGGGGCTCGGCGACGGCTTTTGGTGGGCGGCGGTGACGATGACCACCGTTGGCTATGGCGACAAGGCGCCGCGCACTCTGGGCGGACGCATCGTGGGGCTGATCTGGATGTTCACCGCGATGCTGATCGTCGCCAGCTTTACCGCTGCCATCGCCGCCTCGCTGACTGTGGGCAGCCTCGGCAATCCGATCCAGGGCGTGACGGACCTGAAGAATTACCGCATCGGCGTCGTCGAGAACAGCACCGGCGCGGACGAGATGGTGGGCCGCGGCATCCGCATCAGCCGCTATGACGGCCCGCGCGAAGCGCTCGACGCGCTGGTCGCGGGCGAGGTCAGTGCCTTTGTCTATGACCGGCCTTTGATGCAGTGGATCGTCACACAAGAATACGAGAGTGACATCCGTATCCTTGAGGATGAAATCGGCCGCCAGGACTATGGCATCGCGCTGCCCACCGATTCCGAGCTGCGCGAGCCGATGAACCGCGCGCTGCTGAGTTATCTGCGCACCGATGCCTGGAGCCGGGTGCTCGACAGCTATGTACCGGGCCGCTGAGGCGGTCCGGCTGGACAAGCCGACTGCAAGGTGCTTTGCCTTGCAGCAGAGACAATCGAAAGGATGCATGACATGAGCACGACAGATCTCAAATCTTTGCTCAAAGACCCCGGCCTGCTGGCCGACAAGGCCTATGTGAATGGCAAATGGGTCAGCGGTGACAAGACCTTCGACGTGACGAATCCCGCGCGCGGCGACGTTATCGCGCAAATGGCCGACCTCAGCCGCGATCAGGTGGCCGAGGCGATCGCCGCAGCCGAGAAAGCCCAGAAAGACTGGGCCAAGTGGACCGGTAAGGAGCGGGCCGCCGTCCTGCGCAAATGGTTCGACCTGATGATGGAGCATCAGGACGACCTGGGCACCATCATGACCGCCGAGCAGGGCAAGCCGCTGGCCGAGGCCAAGGGCGAAATCGCCTATGGCGCGTCCTTCGTCGAATTCTTTGGCGAAGAGGCCAAACGCGTCTATGGCGAGACGATCCCCGGCCACCAGCGCGACAAGCGCATTATGGTCATCAAGCAGCCCATCGGCGTTGCCGCCTCGATCACGCCCTGGAACTTCCCCAACGCGATGATCACCCGCAAGGCCGCGCCTGCGCTGGCCGCAGGCTGTGCCTTCGTGGGTCGCCCCGCTGCCGAGACACCGCTGAGCGCCACTGCCTTGGGTGTGCTGGCCGAGCGTGCGGGCATCCCCGCAGGCGTCTTTAACATCGTGACCTCATCGCGCTCCTCCGACGTCGGCAAGGAATTCTGCGAGAACCCCGCCGTGCGCAAGTTGACGTTTACCGGGTCGACCGAAGTGGGCCGCATTCTGCTGAAGCAGGCCGCCGACCAGGTGATGAAATGCTCGATGGAACTGGGCGGCAACGCGCCCTTCATCGTGTTCGACGACGCCGATCTCGATGCCGCCGTCGAGGGCGCCATTATGTGCAAGTTCCGCAACAACGGCCAGACCTGCGTCTGCGCCAACCGGATCTATGTGCAGGCCGGCGTCTATGACGCCTTCGCGGAAAAGCTGAAGGCAGCCGTCGAAAAGCTGAAGATGGGCGACGGCATGGAAGAGGGCGTGAACCTCGGCCCGCTCATCAACAAGGACGCGATCACCAAGGTGCAGGAGCATGTCGCCGACGCCAAGTCCAAGGGCGGCAAGGTCATCCTGGGCGGCGGCGAACCGGCGCAGCGCGAGGGCAACTTCCTGCCGCCGACCATCATCACCGGCGCGACGCAAGAGATGCAGGTCGCCACGGACGAGACGTTCGGGCCTCTGGCGCCGCTCTTCAAGTTCGATGATGTGGACGATGTGATCGCGATGGCCAATGACACAATCTTCGGCCTTGCCAGCTATTTCTACGCCAAGGATCTGAGCCGCGTCTACAAGGTGGCCGAGGCGCTGGAATACGGCATCGTGGGCGTGAATACGGGGATCATCTCGACCGAGCTGGCGCCCTTCGGCGGCGTCAAGCAGTCGGGCCTTGGCCGCGAAGGCAGCCATCACGGCATCGAGGACTATCTCGAGATGAAATACATCTGCATGTCGGTCTGATTTCGGACCGATCTTCGCCAGAACACAAAGCGCCCCGCCGGTCCTCCGGCGGGGCGTCATTCGTTTTAGTTCACCGACTTGGCGTCGACGACATCCTCGTCACCGCTCTTGCGGCTCTCGATCGCAATGCGGCGAGGCTTGAGCGCCTCAGGCACTTCGCGCACCAGGTCGATATGCAGCATGCCATCCGCATGGGTCGCGGCGGTCGCGCGGACATGATCTGCCAGTTGGAAGCGCCGCTCGAACGCGCGGGTGGCGATGCCGCGATGCAGATAGGTGCGTTCCTGCCCGTCATCGGCCTTGCGGGCCGAGACGATCAGCGCGCCCTCGCGCAGCTCGACCGACAGGTCGTCCTCGGCAAAGCCGGCAACGGCGACGGAAATGCGCCAGGCATCCTCGCCAGTCTTCTCGATATTATAGGGGGGATAGGTCGGCTGCGGGGTATCCGCGGTCAGCACGCGGTCCATCATGTCCGCGATCTGGTCAAACCCGACAGTGGCCCGATAGAGCGGGGCCAAATCAAAGTTTCGCATGGGTCATCCTCCATTGAGCGATACCATTATGATATGCCTTCCCCTAAGGGACAGGCGGTCGTAGCGCGGACCCTTGCGGCGTCCGCCTATTATAATTTGGGAGGTGGGCAGCCCCGTTTCAAGAGCTGCCTGGCGCCTCACGGCTTGGCGAATTTTGCACCGCTGGCCGAGCCACCAAAGCCCAGGTTGTTACTGCGCGGAATGGCACCGGCCGCGCGCGGCGCGGTGCGTAGCGCGCGTTTCAGATCCTCGACGAGGCCCGGCAATTCCATTCCATAGGCCGTATCCTGATCACCCGCCGAAATCACCGAGACGATGCGCGCGCGCTGCCCCCTGCCGCGCGCGAAAACCGGCGCGCCCGAGCTGCCGAAGGTCACGTCGCAGTCGAAGGCCATCAGGCCCTGCCCCGCCGCCGTGACCCCGCATTCGCGCTGCCAAGACAGGGCAGCATCGCGCCCCTGCCCGTAGCTGACGACACTCACATTCAAGCCCGCTTGGGCCTCGGCGCTGGACAGAACGAAGGGGCTGGCCACTGCGGCCAAGATCGGCTCTGCAAGCTTCAGCAGGGCCACATCGTGGCGGATCATCTGGGCGGTCATCCGTCGTCCGGGGATATATCCATCATGCGCCGCAATGCGCGCCACGCCGGTTTGCGAGATAAACTGACCATCGCGCAGCCCCGCACTGAACGTGATAAGATCAGGCGCAATCAGCGCGCCTGCATCGTCATAGACGCAATGCGCCGCCGTCAGCACCAGATCGGGCGCAATCAGCGCCCCGCTGCAATAGCCCTTGCCCTCGAGGTCCAGTCGCCCAACGGCCTCCCAGCCGAAAAGGTCTTCACGATCCGTCAGCCGGATCAGACTGCTGCCCGCGCCCAGCGGTGCAGCCAGGGCAACAAGCGCGGCAGTGGCCGCGAGGATATCCCGCAGCCGCATCATGGCTTGGCAAATTTTGCGCCGGTCTCGCGCACTTGGCCCACCTCGGCCATGAACGGTCCGTCACCCGCCGTGCCGCCCCCGCCGGAGGCCAGCTCGGCTCGCAACACTTCGAGCGGCAGTTGCAATTGCGTGCCCAGCGATACCTTGCGACCGTCCACTTCGGCCATGGCCGAGACAACCGAGACGACGCGGGGCACGTCGCCGTCAAAGGTGAAGATCGGCGCGCCGGAGCTGCCGTAATCCACATCGCAGGACATGACCAGAACGCCCTCCTGCTTGGCGATCACCTCGCACACCTCCTCCAGCGACGGCGCATCGGCGCGTCCGCGCGCGTAGCTGACGACCCCCACGCGCTGCCCCGGCTCGGGGCGCACATCGGTCGCAAAGGGCGCGACACGCGCGTTGCGGATGGGATGGCGCAGCTCCAGAAGGGCCACATCGTTGCGCACCCGCTCGGGCGCGACGGCGCCATCCTGCACGTAACTGGGATGTACGACCGCGCGCCGCACAAAGCGGTAAGCCGAGGCCCGCCCGTTGCGCCAACCGGCTAAGAATTCGATCTTCTGATGGTCCAGCCGCGCGCCCGTATCGCTGTCATAGAGGCAATGCGCCGCTGTCAGCACCAGATCGGGCGCAATCAGCGCGCCGGTGCAAAAGCCCCGCCCCGCCAGCTCCAGACGGCCCACCGCCTCCCAGCCGCGCCCGTCATCGCCCGTATCCAGCCGTTTAAGCGGCGCCTCCTGAGCGAGCGCCGGCTGCGCAACGCCGCCAAGGCATAGGGCGAGGATGATGAGCGAAATGCGCGACATGAAGATCCTCGGCAGTCAGGAAAGGCATGATCAATCGAGTAGCAACGGTTTGAGGCGAAATTTAGGCGCCTGCCGCCGCGAAACGCAAATTCGGCACACGCTCGCCGCCCTCCATGGCGGGTGGCATCGGCCCGCCCGTCGCCCAATCCAGAAGCTCGGCAGTATGCACCATCGGAATGTCGGTGCCCCCGGCGATCTGCATCATGCAGCCGATATTGCCCGCAGCAATCACATCGGGCTTTTTCGCCTCCAGCGTTTCGACTTTGCGCGCTTTCAGCTGCTTGGAGATCTCGGGTTGCATCAGGTTATACGTTCCCGCGGACCCGCAGCAAAGATGGCTATCGGCAGGCTCGACCACGTCAAAACCGACCCGGCGCAACAGATCCTTGGGATAGGTCTTGATCTGCTGACCATGCTGGAGCGAGCAGGCGGCATGATAGGCCACTGTCAGCCCCTTTGGTGCGCCCTCTGGCAGGCCCAGCTGCATCAGAAGTTCGCTGATATCCATCGTGATGCCGGACACGCGCGCGGCCTCCTCGGCCAGTGCATCATTTCGGAACATATGCCCGTAATCCTTGACCGTCGTGCCGCAGCCCGACGTATTGATCACGATCGCATCGAGGCCACCGCCCTCCATTTCCGCGCTCCAGGCGCGGATGTTCCTGGCCGCGGTCTCATGGCTTTCGCCGGTCTTGCCCATGTGATGCACCAGCGCCCCGCAACAGCCCGCGCCCTTGGCCACCACCACGTCGCAGCCCAGCCGCGTCAGCAGGCGAATGGTGGCGTCGTTGATATCGGTGTTCAGCGCCTTTTGCGCGCAGCCCGTCATCAGCGCGACGCGCTTGCGCCGCGGCGCGCGGGCGGCATGGGTTTGCGGATCGTCATTGCGGCTGACCGGCGGGATCGTCTTCGGCGCCATTTCCAGCATCGCGCGCAGCCGCGGATCCGGCATCAGCCGCGCAAAAGGTCGGCCCATCTTGGCGCCCAGCAGAGCCAGCCGAAAGCGCCCGGGATAGGGCAGGATGCGCGCCAGGATCCAGCGCAGCGCGCGATCCGACAGGGGCCGTTTGTAATTCTCGTTGATATAGGCGCGGGCATGGTCGACCAGATGCATGTAATGCACACCCGATGGGCAGGTGGTCATGCAAGCCAGGCAGGACAGACAGCGGTCGATATGCTTGACCGTCTTTGCATCGGGGATCCGCTCGTTCTCCAGCATGTCCTTGATCAGGTAGATCCGCCCGCGCGGGCTATCCAATTCGTCCCCGAGGATCTGGTAGGTTGGGCAAGTGGCCGTGCAAAAGCCGCAATGCACACAGGCGCGGAGGATCTCGTTCGATCGCGCGATCTCGGGGTCGGCCAGCTGTTCGTCGGTGAAGTGGGTCTGCATCAGGCAGCTCCTGCGCCGTAGGATTGAACGGGCGCCATCAGCCCCGGATTGAACAGGCCGCGTGGATCGAACTTGGCGCGCAGCCCAGCCTCAA
This portion of the Roseovarius nanhaiticus genome encodes:
- a CDS encoding transporter substrate-binding domain-containing protein; the protein is MFTSLPRLGARVIALLLLLLATLPATAQNSDVPIPEMDIQGPLVFLTKESPPFSFVGANGAWSGITIDAVTNIASDLGYEVEWREDTLPGMLSQVEAGTVDGAAAAITITPAREAELDFTFPFYTTGLGIAIDPDAGSGWLQVVRNMFTWQFAVAIATLSTVLLIAGAAMWFFERGHNEEFPRDPVQGLGDGFWWAAVTMTTVGYGDKAPRTLGGRIVGLIWMFTAMLIVASFTAAIAASLTVGSLGNPIQGVTDLKNYRIGVVENSTGADEMVGRGIRISRYDGPREALDALVAGEVSAFVYDRPLMQWIVTQEYESDIRILEDEIGRQDYGIALPTDSELREPMNRALLSYLRTDAWSRVLDSYVPGR
- the glcF gene encoding glycolate oxidase subunit GlcF — its product is MQTHFTDEQLADPEIARSNEILRACVHCGFCTATCPTYQILGDELDSPRGRIYLIKDMLENERIPDAKTVKHIDRCLSCLACMTTCPSGVHYMHLVDHARAYINENYKRPLSDRALRWILARILPYPGRFRLALLGAKMGRPFARLMPDPRLRAMLEMAPKTIPPVSRNDDPQTHAARAPRRKRVALMTGCAQKALNTDINDATIRLLTRLGCDVVVAKGAGCCGALVHHMGKTGESHETAARNIRAWSAEMEGGGLDAIVINTSGCGTTVKDYGHMFRNDALAEEAARVSGITMDISELLMQLGLPEGAPKGLTVAYHAACSLQHGQQIKTYPKDLLRRVGFDVVEPADSHLCCGSAGTYNLMQPEISKQLKARKVETLEAKKPDVIAAGNIGCMMQIAGGTDIPMVHTAELLDWATGGPMPPAMEGGERVPNLRFAAAGA
- a CDS encoding Hsp20 family protein, with product MRNFDLAPLYRATVGFDQIADMMDRVLTADTPQPTYPPYNIEKTGEDAWRISVAVAGFAEDDLSVELREGALIVSARKADDGQERTYLHRGIATRAFERRFQLADHVRATAATHADGMLHIDLVREVPEALKPRRIAIESRKSGDEDVVDAKSVN
- a CDS encoding NAD-dependent succinate-semialdehyde dehydrogenase, giving the protein MSTTDLKSLLKDPGLLADKAYVNGKWVSGDKTFDVTNPARGDVIAQMADLSRDQVAEAIAAAEKAQKDWAKWTGKERAAVLRKWFDLMMEHQDDLGTIMTAEQGKPLAEAKGEIAYGASFVEFFGEEAKRVYGETIPGHQRDKRIMVIKQPIGVAASITPWNFPNAMITRKAAPALAAGCAFVGRPAAETPLSATALGVLAERAGIPAGVFNIVTSSRSSDVGKEFCENPAVRKLTFTGSTEVGRILLKQAADQVMKCSMELGGNAPFIVFDDADLDAAVEGAIMCKFRNNGQTCVCANRIYVQAGVYDAFAEKLKAAVEKLKMGDGMEEGVNLGPLINKDAITKVQEHVADAKSKGGKVILGGGEPAQREGNFLPPTIITGATQEMQVATDETFGPLAPLFKFDDVDDVIAMANDTIFGLASYFYAKDLSRVYKVAEALEYGIVGVNTGIISTELAPFGGVKQSGLGREGSHHGIEDYLEMKYICMSV
- a CDS encoding trypsin-like serine peptidase, which encodes MMRLRDILAATAALVALAAPLGAGSSLIRLTDREDLFGWEAVGRLDLEGKGYCSGALIAPDLVLTAAHCVYDDAGALIAPDLITFSAGLRDGQFISQTGVARIAAHDGYIPGRRMTAQMIRHDVALLKLAEPILAAVASPFVLSSAEAQAGLNVSVVSYGQGRDAALSWQRECGVTAAGQGLMAFDCDVTFGSSGAPVFARGRGQRARIVSVISAGDQDTAYGMELPGLVEDLKRALRTAPRAAGAIPRSNNLGFGGSASGAKFAKP
- a CDS encoding trypsin-like serine peptidase, encoding MSRISLIILALCLGGVAQPALAQEAPLKRLDTGDDGRGWEAVGRLELAGRGFCTGALIAPDLVLTAAHCLYDSDTGARLDHQKIEFLAGWRNGRASAYRFVRRAVVHPSYVQDGAVAPERVRNDVALLELRHPIRNARVAPFATDVRPEPGQRVGVVSYARGRADAPSLEEVCEVIAKQEGVLVMSCDVDYGSSGAPIFTFDGDVPRVVSVVSAMAEVDGRKVSLGTQLQLPLEVLRAELASGGGGTAGDGPFMAEVGQVRETGAKFAKP